A single Panthera tigris isolate Pti1 chromosome A3, P.tigris_Pti1_mat1.1, whole genome shotgun sequence DNA region contains:
- the TP53I3 gene encoding quinone oxidoreductase PIG3 isoform X2 yields MSSENMLAVHFDKPGGPENLYLKEVAKPSPVESEVLLKVAASALNRADLLQRQGQYPPPPGASSILGLEASGHIAALGPACQGHWKIGDPVMVLLPGGGQAQYVTVPEGLLMPIPAGLTLSQAAAIPEAWLTAFQLLHLLGSSGVGTAAIQLARMAGAIPLVTAGSQHKLQMAEKLGAAAGFNYKEEDFSEATLKFTKGAGVNLILDCIGGSYWEKNVNCLALDGRWVLYGLMGGNDINGPLLSKLLFKRGSLITTLLRSRDEKYKQMLVEAFTKQILPHFSTESPQRLVPVLDRVYPVTAIQEAHAYMESNKNVGKIVLELPQ; encoded by the exons A TGTCCTCAGAGAACATGTTAGCTGTGCACTTTGACAAGCCGGGAGGACCAGAAAACCTTTACTTGAAGGAGGTGGCCAAGCCCAGCCCAGTAGAAAGTGAAGTCCTCCTGAAAGTGGCGGCCAGCGCCCTGAACCGGGCAGACTTACTCCAG AGACAAGGCCAGTATCCCCCACCCCCGGGAGCCAGCAGCATTTTGGGATTGGAGGCATCTGGACACATAGCAGCGCTGGGGCCCGCCTGCCAGGGGCACTGGAAGATTGGGGACCCAGTCATGGTTCTGCTGCCTGGCGGGGGACAGGCTCAGTATGTCACTGTCCCTGAAGGGCTCCTCATGCCTATTCCAGCAGGACTGACCCTGTCCCAGGCTGCAGCCATCCCAGAGGCCTGGCTTACCGCCTTCCAGCTGTTACATCTCTTGG GATCAAGTGGTGTGGGCACAGCTGCCATCCAACTCGCCCGGATGGCTGGAGCCATTCCTCTAGTCACAGCTGGCTCCCAGCACAAGCTTCAGATGGCAGAGAAGCTTGGAGCAGCTGCTGGATTCAATTACAAAGAAGAGGATTTTTCTGAAGCAACACTGAAATTCACCAAAG GTGCTGGAGTCAACCTTATTCTAGACTGCATAGGTGGATCCTACTGGGAGAAAAATGTCAACTGCCTGGCTCTTGACGGTCGCTGGGTTCTCTATGGTCTGATGGGAGGAAATGACATCAATGGACCTCTACTTTCAAAGCTACTTTTTAAACGAGGAAGTCTGATCACCACTCTGCTGAGATCAAGGGACGAAAAG tACAAGCAAATGCTGGTGGAGGCTTTCACAAAACAGATTCTGCCCCACTTCTCCACGGAGAGCCCACAACGTCTAGTGCCGGTTTTGGACAGAGTCTACCCCGTGACTGCGATCCAAGAGGCCCATGCATACATGGAGAGCAACAAGAACGTGGGCAAAATCGTCCTGGAACTGCCGCAATGA
- the TP53I3 gene encoding quinone oxidoreductase PIG3 isoform X1 — MSSENMLAVHFDKPGGPENLYLKEVAKPSPVESEVLLKVAASALNRADLLQRQGQYPPPPGASSILGLEASGHIAALGPACQGHWKIGDPVMVLLPGGGQAQYVTVPEGLLMPIPAGLTLSQAAAIPEAWLTAFQLLHLLGHVQAGDSVLIHAGSSGVGTAAIQLARMAGAIPLVTAGSQHKLQMAEKLGAAAGFNYKEEDFSEATLKFTKGAGVNLILDCIGGSYWEKNVNCLALDGRWVLYGLMGGNDINGPLLSKLLFKRGSLITTLLRSRDEKYKQMLVEAFTKQILPHFSTESPQRLVPVLDRVYPVTAIQEAHAYMESNKNVGKIVLELPQ, encoded by the exons A TGTCCTCAGAGAACATGTTAGCTGTGCACTTTGACAAGCCGGGAGGACCAGAAAACCTTTACTTGAAGGAGGTGGCCAAGCCCAGCCCAGTAGAAAGTGAAGTCCTCCTGAAAGTGGCGGCCAGCGCCCTGAACCGGGCAGACTTACTCCAG AGACAAGGCCAGTATCCCCCACCCCCGGGAGCCAGCAGCATTTTGGGATTGGAGGCATCTGGACACATAGCAGCGCTGGGGCCCGCCTGCCAGGGGCACTGGAAGATTGGGGACCCAGTCATGGTTCTGCTGCCTGGCGGGGGACAGGCTCAGTATGTCACTGTCCCTGAAGGGCTCCTCATGCCTATTCCAGCAGGACTGACCCTGTCCCAGGCTGCAGCCATCCCAGAGGCCTGGCTTACCGCCTTCCAGCTGTTACATCTCTTGG GACACGTTCAGGCTGGAGACTCTGTGCTAATCCATGCAGGATCAAGTGGTGTGGGCACAGCTGCCATCCAACTCGCCCGGATGGCTGGAGCCATTCCTCTAGTCACAGCTGGCTCCCAGCACAAGCTTCAGATGGCAGAGAAGCTTGGAGCAGCTGCTGGATTCAATTACAAAGAAGAGGATTTTTCTGAAGCAACACTGAAATTCACCAAAG GTGCTGGAGTCAACCTTATTCTAGACTGCATAGGTGGATCCTACTGGGAGAAAAATGTCAACTGCCTGGCTCTTGACGGTCGCTGGGTTCTCTATGGTCTGATGGGAGGAAATGACATCAATGGACCTCTACTTTCAAAGCTACTTTTTAAACGAGGAAGTCTGATCACCACTCTGCTGAGATCAAGGGACGAAAAG tACAAGCAAATGCTGGTGGAGGCTTTCACAAAACAGATTCTGCCCCACTTCTCCACGGAGAGCCCACAACGTCTAGTGCCGGTTTTGGACAGAGTCTACCCCGTGACTGCGATCCAAGAGGCCCATGCATACATGGAGAGCAACAAGAACGTGGGCAAAATCGTCCTGGAACTGCCGCAATGA
- the SF3B6 gene encoding splicing factor 3B subunit 6 has product MAMQAAKRANIRLPPEVNRILYIRNLPYKITAEEMYDIFGKYGPIRQIRVGNTPETRGTAYVVYEDIFDAKNACDHLSGFNVCNRYLVVLYYNANRAFQKMDTKKKEEQLKLLKEKYGINTDPPK; this is encoded by the exons ATGGCGATGCAAGCGGCCAAGAGGGCGAAC ATTCGACTTCCACCTGAAGTAAATCGGATTTTATACATAAGAAATTTGCCGTACAAAATCACAGCTGAAGAAATGTatgatatatttggaaaatatggaCCTATTCGTCAAATTCGAGT GGGGAACACACCTGAAACCAGAGGAACAGCTTATGTGGTCTATGAAGACATCTTTGATGCCAAAAACGCATGTGATCACCTTTCAGGATTCAATGTTTGTAACAGATACCTGGTGGTTTTGTACTATAATGCCAACAGG GCATTTCAGAAGATGgacacaaaaaagaaggaagaacagtTGAAGCTTCTCAAGGAGAAATACGGCATCAACACAGATCcaccaaaataa
- the FKBP1B gene encoding peptidyl-prolyl cis-trans isomerase FKBP1B isoform X1 codes for MGVEIETISPGDGRTFPKKGQTCVVHYTGMLQNGKKFDSSRDRNKPFKFRIGKQEVIKGFEEGAAQPCLAREKGSALAETRGRACAYGWDYLPARGECWKVTGSGSWTLLMDSELLLVSQVQIKQQRL; via the exons ATGGGCGTGGAGATCGAGACCATCTCCCCGGGAGACG GAAGGACATTCCCCAAGAAGGGACAGACGTGTGTGGTGCACTACACAG GAATGCTccaaaatgggaagaaatttgATTCatccagagacagaaacaaaCCTTTCAAGTTCAGAATTGGCAAACAGGAAGTCATCAAGGGTTTTGAAGAGGGTGCAGCCCAG CCCTGTCTGGCTCGGGAGAAGGGCTCGGCTTTGGCAGAGACCAGAGGGAGGGCGTGTGCTTATGGCTGGGATTATCTGCCTGCCAGAGGAGAATGCTGGAAGGTCACTGGGAGTGGAAGCTGGACCTTGCTCATGGATTCGGAGCTGCTGCTTGT TTCGCAGGTGCAGATCAAGCAACAAAGGCTGTAG
- the FKBP1B gene encoding peptidyl-prolyl cis-trans isomerase FKBP1B isoform X5: MGVEIETISPGDGRTFPKKGQTCVVHYTGMLQNGKKFDSSRDRNKPFKFRIGKQEVIKGFEEGAAQMSLGQRAKLTCTPDVAYGATGHPGVIPPNATLIFDVELLNLE; encoded by the exons ATGGGCGTGGAGATCGAGACCATCTCCCCGGGAGACG GAAGGACATTCCCCAAGAAGGGACAGACGTGTGTGGTGCACTACACAG GAATGCTccaaaatgggaagaaatttgATTCatccagagacagaaacaaaCCTTTCAAGTTCAGAATTGGCAAACAGGAAGTCATCAAGGGTTTTGAAGAGGGTGCAGCCCAG ATGAGCTTGGGGCAGAGGGCGAAGCTGACCTGCACCCCCGATGTGGCGTATGGAGCCACGGGCCACCCTGGTGTCATCCCTCCCAATGCCACCCTCATCTTTGACGTGGAGCTGCTCAACTTAGAGTGA
- the FKBP1B gene encoding peptidyl-prolyl cis-trans isomerase FKBP1B isoform X7, whose protein sequence is MGVEIETISPGDGRTFPKKGQTCVVHYTGMLQNGKKFDSSRDRNKPFKFRIGKQEVIKGFEEGAAQLGPLSPLPICPHPC, encoded by the exons ATGGGCGTGGAGATCGAGACCATCTCCCCGGGAGACG GAAGGACATTCCCCAAGAAGGGACAGACGTGTGTGGTGCACTACACAG GAATGCTccaaaatgggaagaaatttgATTCatccagagacagaaacaaaCCTTTCAAGTTCAGAATTGGCAAACAGGAAGTCATCAAGGGTTTTGAAGAGGGTGCAGCCCAG ctgggtcctctttctcctctccccatctgCCCCCATCCCTGCTAG